The DNA segment TGATCTGGACTCGCCGCATGAACGATATCGTCGTGGAAAGCGACGCGGTCACGCTCGGCGCGGGCTGCATTTGGGTACACGCCTACGACGCCGTCACCACCAAGGCGGGACGCTACGTTCAAGGCGGCGGGTGTACGACCGTCGGCGTCGCCGGACTCGTTGCGAGCGGCGGCTTCGGCAGCTTCTCCAAGCATTACGGCACCGCCGCATCGTCACTGCTCGAAGCCGAAGTGGTCACCGCCGACGGAAAGGTTCGCATAGCGAGCGCGTCGACGAACGCCGATCTGTTTTGGGCGCTCAAAGGCGGCGGCGGCGGCACGTTCGGCGTGGTGACGAAGATCAAGCTTCGCCTGCACGATCTTCCCGAGTTCTTCGGTGCCGCTGCGATGAAAATTCGCGCGTCGTCCGACGACGCGTTTGCGCGGCTGATCGCGCGTATCGTCGATTTCTACGCGGAAAATCTCTTCAACGACCATTGGGGCGAACAGATTCACATCGGATCCGACAACACCCTCGAAGTCAGCATGGTCTCGCAGGGGTTGGATCAGGCTGCCGTGCAGGCGGTGTGGAAACCGTTTCTGGATTGGATTGCGCAGAACTCGAGCGACTATTCGTTCGTATCGAAACCCATTCTCGCCGTCGCTCCGGCACGAAACTGGTGGAACGCACAGTACATCGAGCAAAACTACCCCTTTGCCATCGTACAAAACAAACTCCCGGGTTCCGCCCCAAGCGAGTTTTGGTGGCGCGGCGACGGCAGCCAGGTGGGACAGGTCTTATACGCATACGAGTCGCTCTGGCTGCCGGCGTCGCTTCTCGATGGTGAGAACCGCCAACATTTAGCCGATACGTTTTTCCAAGCGTCGCGCAGTTGGGATTTCGAGCTGCACTTCAACAAAGGTTTGGCGGGAGCACCCGCCGGCGCGATCGCCGCCTCCCGCGATACGGCCACCAATCCTGCGGTCGCATCGGCGTTTGCACTCGTCATCGCCGGCGACGGCCAGGGACCTGCGTATCCGGGCGTCCGCGGACACGAACCGGACGCGGCCGCAGCGCGCAAGAGCGCGCTTTCGGTGCGCCAATGTATGGACGGCCTGCGATCGCTGACGCCGCATCCCGGATCGTACGTGTCGGAAAGCGATTTCTTCGCCCGCGATTGGCGGCACTCGTATTGGGGCGCAAACTATGCGCGACTCGCGGCCGTCAAGAAAAAGTACGATCCCGACGGATTGTTCTACGTTCACCACGGCGTCGGATCCGAAGCGTGGAGCAGCGACGGTTTCACCAGGCTGCGGTGAGCGCCGCATTCTTTCGTGCCTTGCACACGATTACGGCGGTCGTCGTCGCGTTCGTCGCCACCTACGCTTTGTGCGTTCGGGCCGGGACAGGCCCGGCACCGGCGATTCTCTCGGCGGCGCTGTGCGTGGGGCTCATGCGGCGCCCGGACGAGCTGACGTCGAGGTCGGTCTCAAAAAAGATCGTGACGTTGCCGGTGGTCGCTCTAGCGGCGGGGCTCATCGGGCTCGCGTTTTTACGGCTGCCGTGGATGGGCGCACTGCTTTTTACCGCCGGCGTCGCGTCGTCGGTCGCACTTCGGGGCTACGGCGAACGCGGCGCGTCGATCGGGCGCGCGATCGCGCTCCCGCTGCTGACCATGCTCGTCGTACCGGTTGCGATCGATCCGCGCGCGGGCATCGCCGTTACAACGCTGCTCGTGGTTGCGGCGGCACTCGTCGCGATACTGAGTGCGGCGACGGTTGCTTACCTGACGCGTTCCGCAAGCGTACCGCAAAAGGCGCGTCCGGCGCGTAAGCCGGCCGACGGCGCGATGAGCGTGCCCGTAAAGATGGCGTGGCAAATGCTCGTCGCGCTCGCGCTCGCATTCTCGATCGGCATGACCGCATTTGCGGCGCATTGGCCGTGGGTCGTGCTGAGCGCGTTCATCGTCTGCAGCGGAGCTATTGGGCGCGGCGACGCGCTGTATAAAGCTTTGCTGCGCCTCGCCGGCGCGGTCGGTGGAACGTTTGCGGCCGCCGTCGTCGCGCACGCGAGCCTGCCTAACCCGGCAACGAACGCCGCGCTGATCTTCGTCGTCTTGTTCGCCGGCATTTGGCTGCGCCAGATGAACTACGCCTACTGGGCGGCCTGCGCCACGCTGATCTTCGCACTGCTTCAGGGGAGTCAAGCTGAAAACGAAACGTCGCTCTTCGGCCTGCGCGTGCTGTGCATTCTGATTGGCGCGCTGTGCGGCGTCGTCGCAGTGTGGTTCGTGTATCCGATTCGCACCGAGCAAGTCGTGCGCCGCCGCGTCGCCGACGCGCTGGGAGCGATGCGCGACGCACTCGGCGGGTCGGAGTTCGACCCGGAGTACCATGCCGTCGAACTCAACGTGTGGCGCCGCCGGTGCGTCTGCACCGCGCGGTGTTCGGGGCGAAGGATCCCGACGAACATCCGGCCGGTTGGATCGATCGCGCGCACGCACTGCTCGAACGCATGAAGACGCCCGATTTCGATCGCGCCGCAGCCGGCGCAGAGATGCGCAAACTGCGCGACTCGATCGCCAAGCGGCCTTAATCGCATCTAAACGTTCGCAGCGTACACTCGAACGGCATGAAATGGCGTGGGATCGCGTGCCTCTTCGTATTGGTCGCCGCCGGCTGCAACGCCGCCGGGTCAGACTACGGTGGGGGAAGTCTTCCTGCGAACCGGCCGGCTGTTGCAAAGATCGTAAGCCTGTCGCTGGCAGCCGCGCTGGATCCGTCTAACGGTTTTCCCACCTTCGTGTATGAAGGTACCTACGACGTCACGCCGACGATTCGCGTAAAACCCGGCGACTCGATCGAAGTTTTCCTCAACGACGAGCTTCCGGCGAGTAAAGGAATGGGCGACGACGTCAATCTGCATTTTCACGGACTCGGAACGTCGCCGTTAGCGCCGGCCGACGACGTTCTGACGATGCTGGCCACGCCGAATCAGACGCTGCACTACGTCGTTCCGATACCGAAAAGCCAACCGCCGGGCCTCTACTGGTATCACACGCACGTGCACGGTGAGACGAACTATCAAGTCGGCGAGGGCGGAATGAGCGGCGCCATCGTCGTCGACGGGATCGAGGCGCACCTTCCGGGACTTGCGCGCATGCGCGAAAACCTCCTGATGGTGCGCGAGCTAGGGTCGGGCGCGGGCTCGATCCGCAGACTCCCACACACGGCAAACTCCAGCCCGTGCGCGCAAACAAAAGACGCCGTGATCAGCGTCAACCGTGAGTACCGGCCGACGCTGCCGGCCGTTTCCGGTCAGCCGGCATTTTATCGCGTCGTCAACGCGACGGGACATCGCACGCTCGATCTTTCGATTGACGGAAGTCCGCTCGAAATCGTGGCGATCGACGGTTATCCGCTCGATACGTATCCCGGTGCGGCCGCCACGCGCACGGTTTCGCACTACGTATTGCCGCCGGCCGCGCGCGTGGAGTTCGTCGCCGCTACGGCCGGCCCGAGCGTGTTACGGACGCGGTGCTATTTTTCCGGACCGGTCGGCGATCCCGATCCGGCGCAGATTCTCGCCTACCTCGGCAAGGCTCGCGGCGCGGCGATCCCCGCGCACGGATCAATAAAACTCCCGCATCTCGTCGCCGGCGCGCCGCTCGATCGCGACGGACCTGCCGGAGCTCTTCCGCAACCGGTCGTGACCCGTCGCGTGAGGCTGACCGAAAACGCTAAGGGGTTTTACATCAACGGTCACGCCTATTCGCCCGAGGCGCCGCCCACGTTCGTCGTGCACACGGGAACGACGGAGCGATGGACCGTCGAGAATCTCACGCAGGAAATACACGCCTTTCATATTCATCAAGTGCATTTCGTGGTCGAGAGCATTAACGGCGCGCGCGTTGCGCATCGCCACTGGGCCGACACCGTCGTCGTTCCGTACAACGGAAACATGACGTTGCTGATGGACTTTCGCAGCCCGCTCATCCGCGGAACGTTCTTGTTCCATTGCCATATTCTCGATCACGAGGACATGGGCATGATGGCGAAGATCCAGGCGATTTAACGCGTCAGTACGTCAGCACCATCCGGAAGCGCGCGTCGCCGCTTATCATGCGGTCGAAGGCGTCCTGCGCACGCTCGATCGGCATCGTTTCGATCATCGCGCGGACACCGGCGAGAACGCTGAACTTCATCGTATCTTCCGAGTCCACATTCGTTCCGGACGGCCATCCTTTGATCGAACGGCGCCCCCCGATCAGCGCGACCGTGTCGATCGAAGCGGGTTCGGCGGCCGCACCGAGCACCAGCATCTGTCCGTCGATGCCGAGTCCGCCGATCGCGTTCTCCAGCGCCTTGGCAGACGTCGCGGTAAAGGCAATCACCTTCGCGCCGCCGAGTTTCTGCAGCGCGGCGCCGACGTCGCCCGCGTTCGAGTCGACGTAGTGATGTGCGCCCAACTGTTTGGCCAGCGGTTCTTTCTCGGCGCCGCGGGCAATCGCGACGGTTTCGAATCCCATCTTCGCAGCGTACTGGACGGCGAGGTGGCCTAAGCCGCCGATTCCGAGCACGGCGACGAGATCGCCGGGTTGCGCGTGCGTGTGCCGCAACGAGTTGTAGGTCGTAACGCCCGCACACATCAGCGGCGCCGCTTCGGCCGCGGTAAGCGCCTCGGGAATCCGCGCGAGCGCCACGGCCGGCGCGATAACGAATTCCGCGTACCCGCCGTCATAGCTAAATCCCGGAATCTGCTGGTTGGAACACGTGAAAAAGTCGCCGCGGCGGCATCGATCGCACGTGCCGTCGTGGCCGCCGTGCCAACCGACGCCCACACGATCGCCCGGTTTAAATCCAACGACGCCCTCGCCGACGGCGTCGATGACGCCGGCGATCTCGTGACCCGGGGCGCGCGGAAAGTCGATCCCCGGCCACAGATTGTTGATCGCCAGGAAATCGCTATGACAGATGCCGCACGCCTGGACGCGAATGCGTACCGACCCGTGCCGGGGCTCGGGAATCGGCAGCTCGCTTAGCTCGAGACGGTGCACGTCGGCAGATGGTACGCGCGCCGCGCGCATGGTGGCCTTCGAAGTTGCAATCGACATGGGGCCTTCAACCGTCGAGGATCTCCAGGAGTTTCGGATAGACGAGATCGGTGCGCGCGTGCGGATTGGCCGGATCGATGATGTCGTGGTTTTCGGGCAGCTTGCGCAGCTCGACGTAGGCGATCCCATTGCGGTTCCAGCCGCACCATTGGTTTGCGATTTCTTGCGTCGCCTCGTTGTTGACGGCAGGATCGCAGCGATTGACGACCGTGACGATGCGCTCGGCAAGCGGACGGCGCTCCTTGGCGGCTGCGTGCACGTCGTCGCCGATGCGCAGCGTCTGCATCAGCGCGTGCGTCGAGCAGCGCGGATAGGCCGTCACCGGACGCTGCTTAATGCCCGCGCGCGGATCCCACCAGAAGAACACGTTGGGTAGCGTTAAGAAAATGCGCGCGAACAGCCGGCTCACCGGATACGGGAGCTGCAGCAGTGCAAAATCGGGCGCGACGGGAACCGCTAACGCGACCGAACGGTACTGGCCGAAGTACGCCGCGAGCGATCCACCCATCGAGATACCGAGCAGCGCGACGCGCTCGCCGAGGCCGAAAGCAATGTCCACCGCTTCGTTCGCACTGGCCAGCAGCGTTTCGGCGGTGAGCTTTGCCAGCCGCGTCGTCAAGCGATCCTTGTCGCCGTGCTCGGGCATTCGCGGCACGAACACGTTCGCACCGGCTTTATGCACGAGCGGCGCGAGCTCGACGTATTGCGCCGGATTATTGGTGATACCGTGAAACAGGACGACCGCCAGCGGCGTCCGAGCGCCGTGGTCGAGCAGCGCGGTGCGCGCGGCCGGCAAGATGGTATCGTCGTCGAGCGCCATGAACGCCCGCGCTCGCGCGACGGCATCGTCATAGGTCGGCGCCGGATGACTCGGCGGTACCGCTACCATCATTTACCCTTCCGCCACGCGCAATCGAGCACGTGGTCGTTGACTAAACCGACGGCCTGCATGAACGCGTAGCAGATCGTCGGTCCGACGAAGCGAAAGCCGCGCTTGCGCAAATCTTTGCTCATTGCTTCCGACACAGGCGTAGATCCGGGGAGCTGCGCGCGCCGTTTCCACTTGTTGAGGATCGGTTTGCCCCCGACGAAGCCCCAAATGTAGCGATCGAAGCTTCCACATTCGTCGCGCACCTCGAGAAACACGCGCGCGTTGTCGATGGCCGACTCGATCTTCGCGCGATTGCGAATGATACCGGGATCGCGCATCAGGCGGTCGACGGCACGCGCGTTCATCTTGGCGACGCGCTCGGGATCGAATCCCAGAAACGCTTCGCGATACCGGTCGCGCTTATTCAGAATCGTCTCCCAGCTCAACCCCGCTTGCGCGCCTTCGAGAATGAGGAACTCAAAGAGCGTGCGATCGTCGTGCACGGGCCGCCCCCACTCGTTATCGTGGTACGGAATTGACAGCACCGTCGTGGCCCACGCACAGCGCTTCGGCGTCATCTCGTTTCCTCCGGATCGATGGCTCGCAGCAAGAACGGATACGCCCGCTCGGCCAGATCGCTTCGCCGTAGCGGCTCGACCACGTCGTGGGACGGCGGCATGCCGCGCAGGACCAAAAGTTCGATCAGTTCGGGATGCGTCGCGCGCCAATGACCGTAGAGCCGCCGGATCGCGCGGTTGTTGACCGTTGCTTCGCGCGCGTTGGTGACCAGCACGACTTTCCCGGCGCGCGGCGAACGCCGGCGCGCCTCGCGCAACACGCCGTTGGCGATGCGAAACGCGTGAGCGACGGCGTGCGTGGCATAACGCGGATAGCCGTGTTCGGGCTGCTGCTTGTCGCGCACCACGGGATTCCACCAGTGAAAGCGGTTTGGTATAGCCAGCATCAGCTCGGCGACGCCGCCCATCATAAAACCCGGAATGAACGATACGCCGAAGAACGGCGCGATCGCGACCGCACGGTCGATGTCGAAGTTTTGCGCGGCCCACGCCGCGAGCAAACCGCCCAGCGAAAAACCGGCGACGGTAACGCGATCGCCGAGCTCGGCCGCGATCGCAACGTATTGCGCCGTCGCTTCGTACAAATCGTCGGGCCGCAGGCGTTCCAGCGCGGGCGACAGCCGGTCGGCGTGACCGTGTCGCGGCAGACGCGGAACGATGACGTTGTGCCCGCGCTCGTAGAGATCGCGCGCGAAACGCGCGAACTGCGGCGGACTGGCGCTCATCCCGTGGAGCAGGACGATCGCCCGCGGCCGGCGCTCGTCGTGCAGGTGCGCGATGGTACGCCCTTTGTCGCCGACGGCGGCGTGATCGCGTTCGAGAAGGCGCTGGAGGCGTTGTGAAAAGGTGGCCAAGGGAACCGTCCTTAAATCTGGCTCTCAAGTGTTCCTCGAACGCGGGCGTTGGTGTCCCCGCGGTCCCCCTCCCCGGACGGGTAAACACGCGCGGCGCTATGGTGTAAACGGAATGCAGGAACTGTCGCAGCGGGCGCGCGAGCTTATCGGCGCGGAGGAACGCTACGGAGCGCACAACTATCATCCGCTCGATCTCGTCGTCGAACGAGCCGAGGGTGTTTGGCTTTGGGACGTCGACGGCAATCGCTATCTCGATTGCATCAGCGCGTATTCGGCCGTCAATCAAGGTCATTGCCACCCGCGAATCGCGGCCGCGTTAACGGATCAAGCGAAAAAAGTAACGCTCACGTCGCGTGCGATGCGCAACGAACGCATGCCGGGATTTCTGGAAAAGCTGACGCGACTGTGCGGCTATGACATGGCGCTTCCGATGAATACCGGCGTCGAAGCGGTGGAAACTGCAGTGAAGCTCGCGCGGCGCTGGGGATACGCCGTCAAAGGCATCCCGGACGGACAGGCCGAGATCATCGTCTTCTCCGACAATTTCCACGGACGCACGCTGTCGGCTATCAGCGCCAGCACGACGCCGGAATATCGTAAGGACTTTGGGCCCTACGTCCCGGGATTCGTTGCGGTTCCGTACGGCGACGCCGATGCGCTCGAGCGCGCGATCGCGCCGAATACGTGCGCGATTCTCATCGAGCCGATTCAAGGCGAAGGCGGCGTCAACGTGCCGCCCGACGGTTTCCTCAAACGTGCGTGGGCGCTGTGCCGCGAACACGACGTGCTCTTCGTCGCCGACGAGATCCAAACCGGATTCGGACGCACCGGCGACCTGTTCGCGTGCGATTACGACGGCATCAAAGCCGATATCTTGGTCGTCGGGAAAGCGCTCGCCGGCGGATTCTATCCGGTGTCGGCCGCGCTTGCCAACGAACCGCTCATGGGTTTGTTCCGTCCCGGCGAGCACGGCAGCACGTTCGGCGGAAATCCGTTGGGCTGCGCGGTAGCGGTTGCGGCCCTCGACGTCATCGTCGACGAGAAGCTCCCGTCGCGCGCTCGGTACGCCGGCGCAAAAATCATGCAGGGACTGCGCGCGATCGCATCGCCGTTGATCGAAGAAGTGCGCGGCCGCGGGCTGCTGATCGGCGTACAGATGAAGGAGCCGGCACGCTTACTCTCCGACGCGCTGCTCGCGCGCGGCGTCGCCGCCAAGGACACGCACGAGAACGTGCTGCGCATCGCACCGCCGCTGGTCATCGACGACGAAGCAATCGACTTTCTTCTCGAGCGGTTCCGGGAAGCGATCGGAACCATTACGTAAGGCGTAATACCAATTCGCGGCCGCGTTCGAACCCGAGGTTACGATAGAGCGTTTCCGCGGGTTCGCTCGCGCTCAGCCGGACGAGCGTGCAGTGCCGGGCTCGCGCCCACGCGATCGCCGCCTCCGTGAGCTCGCGGGCCACACCCCGGCGACGGTATGCCGGCCGAACGTACACCCCGGCGATGGTGGCCATCGGCCTGGCTTGAATCACCGATGTCTCGGCGATCAGTGCGCCGGCCGATGCGAAGGGCGCTCCATCTCGGTCCCGAGCCACGAACCACCCGTGCCGGCCGTCGGCCATGCCCTCCGCGAAGAAACGGGTCAGGCGCTCCCGCCAGTCCGGCACGAACCCTCCGGGGGCCATGCTCAGCTCGTCGAGCATCGCCTTCCAGCAATCGGCGAGGAACGGCGCCTCGTCGGCACGCGCGGAATCCACCATTGACAGTGACCCTCCCCGGCGTGATATGGTGTGCGGGCCGAAGTAGCGGCCCAAGCTCTCGGAGTTGGGGCTCGCTCACCGGATGCCTGCGGGCGATCCGGTCTTCACTATAGGAACGACGGCGGCGTCGTTTCAGCGGTGGGGTTGCTTCGGCGGCGCCATTTTTTATTGCTTGTAACAGGAGTAACGCACATAGCACGACCTCTCCGCGTCAACGATCAGATCCGCATTCGTTCGGTGCGCGTCATCGACGAAAACGGCGAACAACTCGGCATTCTGGCCACCGAAGACGCGCTCGCGCGCGCTCGGACGGCGGGATTGGACCTGATCGAAGTCTCGCCGACGGCACAACCGCCGGTCTGTAAGATCGCCGATTACGGCCGTCTTAAATACGAGCAGTCCAAGAAAGACAAGGACGCTCGCAAAAAGCAGCGTCACTTCGAGTTAAAGGAAGTGAAGCTGCGTCCAAAGATCGAGACG comes from the Candidatus Baltobacteraceae bacterium genome and includes:
- a CDS encoding FUSC family protein, which translates into the protein MEQRRFHQAAVSAAFFRALHTITAVVVAFVATYALCVRAGTGPAPAILSAALCVGLMRRPDELTSRSVSKKIVTLPVVALAAGLIGLAFLRLPWMGALLFTAGVASSVALRGYGERGASIGRAIALPLLTMLVVPVAIDPRAGIAVTTLLVVAAALVAILSAATVAYLTRSASVPQKARPARKPADGAMSVPVKMAWQMLVALALAFSIGMTAFAAHWPWVVLSAFIVCSGAIGRGDALYKALLRLAGAVGGTFAAAVVAHASLPNPATNAALIFVVLFAGIWLRQMNYAYWAACATLIFALLQGSQAENETSLFGLRVLCILIGALCGVVAVWFVYPIRTEQVVRRRVADALGAMRDALGGSEFDPEYHAVELNVWRRRCVCTARCSGRRIPTNIRPVGSIARTHCSNA
- a CDS encoding GNAT family N-acetyltransferase, which produces MVDSARADEAPFLADCWKAMLDELSMAPGGFVPDWRERLTRFFAEGMADGRHGWFVARDRDGAPFASAGALIAETSVIQARPMATIAGVYVRPAYRRRGVARELTEAAIAWARARHCTLVRLSASEPAETLYRNLGFERGRELVLRLT
- a CDS encoding alpha/beta fold hydrolase, yielding MATFSQRLQRLLERDHAAVGDKGRTIAHLHDERRPRAIVLLHGMSASPPQFARFARDLYERGHNVIVPRLPRHGHADRLSPALERLRPDDLYEATAQYVAIAAELGDRVTVAGFSLGGLLAAWAAQNFDIDRAVAIAPFFGVSFIPGFMMGGVAELMLAIPNRFHWWNPVVRDKQQPEHGYPRYATHAVAHAFRIANGVLREARRRSPRAGKVVLVTNAREATVNNRAIRRLYGHWRATHPELIELLVLRGMPPSHDVVEPLRRSDLAERAYPFLLRAIDPEETR
- a CDS encoding FAD-binding oxidoreductase; amino-acid sequence: MKRRAALRLTAAAAAAPLVPRPAFARPADVRLRPGDPRWPAGAAWQGLARRLRGRLVALHSPFDTCRSAPKGAQCAALFENVRNPYYIGDDPALTQTLGWVDAWTSRTSAYAVEARDASDVAAAVTFARENDLRLVVKGGGHSYLGTSNAPDSLLIWTRRMNDIVVESDAVTLGAGCIWVHAYDAVTTKAGRYVQGGGCTTVGVAGLVASGGFGSFSKHYGTAASSLLEAEVVTADGKVRIASASTNADLFWALKGGGGGTFGVVTKIKLRLHDLPEFFGAAAMKIRASSDDAFARLIARIVDFYAENLFNDHWGEQIHIGSDNTLEVSMVSQGLDQAAVQAVWKPFLDWIAQNSSDYSFVSKPILAVAPARNWWNAQYIEQNYPFAIVQNKLPGSAPSEFWWRGDGSQVGQVLYAYESLWLPASLLDGENRQHLADTFFQASRSWDFELHFNKGLAGAPAGAIAASRDTATNPAVASAFALVIAGDGQGPAYPGVRGHEPDAAAARKSALSVRQCMDGLRSLTPHPGSYVSESDFFARDWRHSYWGANYARLAAVKKKYDPDGLFYVHHGVGSEAWSSDGFTRLR
- the infC gene encoding translation initiation factor IF-3, with product MGLLRRRHFLLLVTGVTHIARPLRVNDQIRIRSVRVIDENGEQLGILATEDALARARTAGLDLIEVSPTAQPPVCKIADYGRLKYEQSKKDKDARKKQRHFELKEVKLRPKIETHDYETKARMAERLLLDGSKIKVTIMFRGREITYTSFGRRLLDRMAEDMGPLATIEREPRLEGKNMFMILAPRATPTGPPKFSLHREKEAKPVEREAETKEPTSA
- a CDS encoding alpha/beta fold hydrolase — protein: MMVAVPPSHPAPTYDDAVARARAFMALDDDTILPAARTALLDHGARTPLAVVLFHGITNNPAQYVELAPLVHKAGANVFVPRMPEHGDKDRLTTRLAKLTAETLLASANEAVDIAFGLGERVALLGISMGGSLAAYFGQYRSVALAVPVAPDFALLQLPYPVSRLFARIFLTLPNVFFWWDPRAGIKQRPVTAYPRCSTHALMQTLRIGDDVHAAAKERRPLAERIVTVVNRCDPAVNNEATQEIANQWCGWNRNGIAYVELRKLPENHDIIDPANPHARTDLVYPKLLEILDG
- a CDS encoding alcohol dehydrogenase, which encodes MSIATSKATMRAARVPSADVHRLELSELPIPEPRHGSVRIRVQACGICHSDFLAINNLWPGIDFPRAPGHEIAGVIDAVGEGVVGFKPGDRVGVGWHGGHDGTCDRCRRGDFFTCSNQQIPGFSYDGGYAEFVIAPAVALARIPEALTAAEAAPLMCAGVTTYNSLRHTHAQPGDLVAVLGIGGLGHLAVQYAAKMGFETVAIARGAEKEPLAKQLGAHHYVDSNAGDVGAALQKLGGAKVIAFTATSAKALENAIGGLGIDGQMLVLGAAAEPASIDTVALIGGRRSIKGWPSGTNVDSEDTMKFSVLAGVRAMIETMPIERAQDAFDRMISGDARFRMVLTY
- the rocD gene encoding ornithine--oxo-acid transaminase → MQELSQRARELIGAEERYGAHNYHPLDLVVERAEGVWLWDVDGNRYLDCISAYSAVNQGHCHPRIAAALTDQAKKVTLTSRAMRNERMPGFLEKLTRLCGYDMALPMNTGVEAVETAVKLARRWGYAVKGIPDGQAEIIVFSDNFHGRTLSAISASTTPEYRKDFGPYVPGFVAVPYGDADALERAIAPNTCAILIEPIQGEGGVNVPPDGFLKRAWALCREHDVLFVADEIQTGFGRTGDLFACDYDGIKADILVVGKALAGGFYPVSAALANEPLMGLFRPGEHGSTFGGNPLGCAVAVAALDVIVDEKLPSRARYAGAKIMQGLRAIASPLIEEVRGRGLLIGVQMKEPARLLSDALLARGVAAKDTHENVLRIAPPLVIDDEAIDFLLERFREAIGTIT
- a CDS encoding multicopper oxidase domain-containing protein, with translation MKWRGIACLFVLVAAGCNAAGSDYGGGSLPANRPAVAKIVSLSLAAALDPSNGFPTFVYEGTYDVTPTIRVKPGDSIEVFLNDELPASKGMGDDVNLHFHGLGTSPLAPADDVLTMLATPNQTLHYVVPIPKSQPPGLYWYHTHVHGETNYQVGEGGMSGAIVVDGIEAHLPGLARMRENLLMVRELGSGAGSIRRLPHTANSSPCAQTKDAVISVNREYRPTLPAVSGQPAFYRVVNATGHRTLDLSIDGSPLEIVAIDGYPLDTYPGAAATRTVSHYVLPPAARVEFVAATAGPSVLRTRCYFSGPVGDPDPAQILAYLGKARGAAIPAHGSIKLPHLVAGAPLDRDGPAGALPQPVVTRRVRLTENAKGFYINGHAYSPEAPPTFVVHTGTTERWTVENLTQEIHAFHIHQVHFVVESINGARVAHRHWADTVVVPYNGNMTLLMDFRSPLIRGTFLFHCHILDHEDMGMMAKIQAI
- a CDS encoding DNA-3-methyladenine glycosylase I — its product is MTPKRCAWATTVLSIPYHDNEWGRPVHDDRTLFEFLILEGAQAGLSWETILNKRDRYREAFLGFDPERVAKMNARAVDRLMRDPGIIRNRAKIESAIDNARVFLEVRDECGSFDRYIWGFVGGKPILNKWKRRAQLPGSTPVSEAMSKDLRKRGFRFVGPTICYAFMQAVGLVNDHVLDCAWRKGK